The following proteins are encoded in a genomic region of Spirosoma sp. SC4-14:
- a CDS encoding ATP-binding protein, producing MTSLSLIICSLLYLGILFGIADWAERQRARGHTGRGIVGNSYVYALSLAVYCTAWTFYGSVGKAASEGIGFLSVYIGPTLMAPLWWLILRKMIRICKRQGITNIADFISARYGKSRGLGVLVTLVCVIGITPYISIQIRAIATSFASLSGKGSSIKPISFLSDHAFLLTLLLALFAILFGTRKLEANERHEGLVAAIAFESLVKLVAFVAVGAFVTFGLFNGPGDIFGRAASLPKLADNFHFGPGHSTSDWFWESLLSGFAVLFLPRQFQVAVVENVDEKHLNKAMWLFPLYLFLITLFVLPMAFGGQLVLGASANPDEYVLFLPLRNNQPGLAMLAYLGGFSAATSMIIIETTALSVMISNNLVMPLLLTRPSWQNRWGMHPASFVLNTRRLAILALLLLAYVYYRVVSDRLPLVSVGMISFAAVAQFAPAIIGGLFWKQGSFAGARLGLLAGVGIWFYTLVLPTIIPVDEYPAILTNTPSVLRLLRPNALFGLHHYGPIAHSVFWSLLINTGLYVWGSLRQSQRATDVNQAVLFVDVFRLERSHPVAWKGTALLTDIQGLLATFFGRERAIHILERYIRRFSIDSSQPFADPRLVTQAERILAGAVGAASARILVSSVTKEEPLSTGEVIQILKSSQELMIANKKLIRQSSELQQLTSQLRDVNERLQRADQQKDDFLSTVTHEIRTPITSIRALTEILQDEPDLEIDIRQQFLNTIVRESERLTRLIDQILELDRIQSGRIPLSLTEVSPTNLILESVETVRPLAADKKLTISIDTPARPVSIMADYDRLMQVMINLLSNAVKFSPEGSLPIDVRLVSDHQYCTVDVTDRGIGIDPVHQELIFDKFYQAHPSGPRKPKGSGLGLAISRMLVELHQGALSVRSRPGQGSTFTIQLPLLVNTSVNNDISNSYLH from the coding sequence ATGACTAGCCTGTCTCTGATCATCTGCTCGCTACTGTATCTGGGTATATTGTTTGGAATTGCCGACTGGGCCGAACGCCAACGCGCCCGAGGCCATACAGGTCGTGGCATAGTCGGCAATTCCTACGTATATGCTCTGTCGCTGGCGGTCTACTGCACAGCCTGGACCTTTTATGGCAGCGTTGGCAAAGCAGCCTCCGAAGGTATAGGCTTTCTGTCGGTTTACATTGGCCCCACGCTGATGGCACCGCTCTGGTGGCTTATTCTGCGGAAGATGATCCGCATCTGCAAACGGCAGGGCATCACCAATATCGCGGATTTTATATCGGCCCGTTATGGCAAAAGCCGTGGATTAGGTGTGCTGGTCACACTGGTCTGTGTTATTGGCATAACGCCCTATATATCGATTCAGATACGAGCCATTGCCACCAGCTTTGCCAGTTTATCAGGAAAAGGATCATCGATTAAACCCATATCGTTTCTGAGCGATCATGCGTTTTTGCTAACACTGTTGCTGGCCTTATTTGCTATTCTGTTCGGCACGCGCAAACTCGAAGCCAACGAACGGCACGAAGGTCTGGTAGCAGCCATTGCGTTCGAATCGCTGGTAAAACTCGTCGCCTTTGTAGCTGTAGGCGCATTCGTTACGTTCGGGTTGTTCAACGGTCCCGGCGATATTTTTGGTCGGGCCGCCAGCTTGCCCAAGCTGGCCGACAACTTTCATTTCGGGCCTGGTCACAGCACCAGCGACTGGTTCTGGGAAAGTTTATTATCCGGGTTTGCGGTGTTGTTTCTACCGCGTCAGTTTCAGGTGGCCGTTGTCGAGAATGTCGACGAAAAGCACCTCAACAAAGCGATGTGGCTCTTTCCGCTCTACCTGTTTCTGATTACGCTGTTTGTGTTACCGATGGCATTTGGTGGCCAACTGGTTCTGGGAGCTTCGGCAAACCCCGATGAGTATGTGCTGTTTCTTCCACTCCGAAACAACCAGCCGGGTTTAGCTATGCTGGCCTATCTGGGTGGTTTTTCGGCCGCTACCAGCATGATTATCATTGAAACAACAGCATTGAGCGTCATGATCAGCAATAACCTGGTGATGCCACTGTTACTGACCCGTCCTTCCTGGCAAAACCGATGGGGTATGCACCCAGCCTCGTTCGTTCTAAACACCCGTCGACTGGCCATTCTCGCGCTTCTTCTGTTGGCTTATGTCTATTATCGTGTGGTTTCCGACCGGCTTCCACTGGTTTCGGTAGGTATGATTTCGTTTGCGGCTGTAGCCCAGTTTGCACCGGCAATTATTGGCGGGCTTTTCTGGAAACAAGGCTCATTTGCCGGAGCCCGGCTAGGCCTGCTGGCTGGTGTTGGTATCTGGTTCTATACCCTTGTTCTGCCCACTATTATCCCCGTCGACGAGTACCCGGCTATTCTCACAAATACTCCGTCTGTTTTGCGGCTGTTGCGTCCCAATGCTTTGTTTGGTCTGCATCATTACGGCCCTATTGCCCATTCTGTATTCTGGTCGCTACTGATTAATACGGGTCTATATGTCTGGGGGTCGCTCCGCCAGTCGCAACGCGCAACCGACGTTAATCAGGCCGTGTTGTTCGTAGATGTGTTCCGGCTCGAGCGTTCGCACCCGGTAGCCTGGAAAGGAACTGCGCTTCTTACCGACATTCAGGGCTTACTGGCTACTTTTTTTGGCAGAGAACGGGCTATTCATATTCTGGAACGCTATATCCGGCGCTTTAGCATCGATTCGAGTCAGCCGTTTGCCGATCCTCGGTTGGTTACACAGGCCGAACGGATTCTGGCGGGAGCCGTAGGTGCTGCTTCGGCCCGGATTCTGGTTTCGTCCGTAACCAAGGAAGAACCCCTGAGCACCGGCGAAGTTATTCAGATTCTGAAGAGTTCGCAGGAATTAATGATCGCCAACAAAAAACTAATTCGTCAGTCGTCCGAACTCCAGCAGCTAACCAGTCAGCTACGCGATGTTAACGAACGGCTTCAACGGGCCGATCAGCAGAAAGATGACTTTTTGTCGACTGTAACCCACGAAATCAGAACGCCTATCACCTCGATACGCGCCCTGACCGAAATCCTACAGGACGAACCCGATCTGGAGATCGACATCCGTCAGCAGTTTCTGAATACTATTGTTCGGGAATCGGAACGGCTTACCCGGCTCATCGACCAGATTCTCGAACTCGACCGAATCCAGTCGGGCCGTATTCCACTCTCGCTAACGGAAGTATCACCAACGAACCTGATTCTGGAATCGGTCGAAACCGTTCGTCCATTGGCAGCCGACAAAAAACTAACTATTTCCATCGATACTCCCGCCCGACCGGTATCGATTATGGCCGACTATGACCGATTGATGCAGGTTATGATCAATTTACTGTCCAATGCGGTCAAATTCAGCCCGGAAGGCAGCTTACCCATCGACGTTCGTTTGGTTTCCGATCATCAATATTGCACCGTAGACGTGACCGACCGCGGAATTGGCATTGACCCAGTTCATCAGGAGCTGATTTTTGATAAATTTTATCAGGCTCACCCCAGCGGTCCGCGAAAACCGAAAGGAAGTGGCCTTGGTCTGGCCATTTCCCGCATGTTGGTTGAGTTACATCAGGGCGCTCTTTCCGTCAGGAGCAGACCAGGACAGGGGTCGACCTTTACCATCCAGCTCCCACTACTGGTTAATACGTCAGTAAATAATGATATTAGCAACTCTTATTTACATTGA
- a CDS encoding response regulator, whose product MNTHILIADDEPSILMSLEFLMKKQGYQVLIARDGAEAYELLQQHHPKVLLLDVMMPGMNGYELCAYVRKTPGFEHTKVIFLSAKNKDIDFQRGYDAGADLYLTKPFSTRELVSKVREMLTGRPT is encoded by the coding sequence ATGAATACGCACATACTTATTGCCGACGATGAACCCAGCATTCTGATGTCACTTGAATTTTTGATGAAAAAACAAGGCTATCAGGTATTGATTGCACGCGATGGCGCAGAGGCTTACGAACTGTTGCAACAACACCATCCTAAAGTGCTGCTGCTCGATGTTATGATGCCCGGCATGAATGGCTATGAACTGTGTGCGTATGTCCGCAAAACACCGGGCTTTGAGCATACGAAAGTTATCTTTTTGAGTGCCAAGAATAAAGATATTGATTTTCAGCGTGGCTACGATGCTGGTGCCGACTTATACCTAACCAAACCGTTTTCGACCCGCGAACTGGTTAGCAAAGTTCGCGAAATGCTCACTGGCCGCCCAACCTGA
- a CDS encoding DUF6814 family protein: MNTIKRYLGVVWLGLAALAGYFGITSLGLPKLTSGKTDDLVFGIIIVFVLMPIIVGGLARFGLYALQGEYDESDNRS, encoded by the coding sequence ATGAATACCATTAAACGTTATCTGGGAGTGGTTTGGCTAGGTCTGGCCGCTTTGGCCGGTTACTTCGGCATCACGTCGCTGGGGCTACCCAAGCTTACCTCGGGCAAAACCGACGACCTTGTTTTTGGAATCATCATTGTATTTGTGCTCATGCCCATTATTGTGGGTGGCCTGGCTCGTTTCGGTTTGTATGCCCTTCAGGGCGAATACGACGAGTCGGATAATCGATCGTAA